The following is a genomic window from Janibacter sp. DB-40.
CCGTCGTCGTGCACCTCCACCCCGGCGACGTCGAGCCCGAGGTCCGCGGTGCTCGGCCGGCGACCGACCGCGACGAGGACGACGTCGACCTCGACCCGGCTGCCGTCCGACAGGGTGGCGATGATCCCCCGTCGCCCCGCCTGAGGTCGGTGACCGTCGTCGAGGTCCGCACACCCCACTGCTCCCGGGCGCTGGCCGTGAAGGCGGTGGCGATGTCGTCGTCCAGGTGACGCAGGAGCTGACCACCCCGGGCCGACACGGTGACCCGGGTGCCGAACGCGGAGAAGACGTGGGCCAGCTCGGCGCCGATGTAACCGCCTCCGACGACGAGCATCCGGTCGGGCTGCTCGGCCAGGCGCATCACCGTGTCAGACGTGTGCAGCGTGATGCCCTCGCGGTCCGCCAGCGCGGCGAGCTCGTCCGGGATCATCGGGTGCGACCCGGTGGCGATGACGACCTGCTCGGCCCGGACCTCCTCAGTGCCGCCGTCCCGGAGGTCGACGCGCAGTGTGCGTGGTCCGGTGAACCGCGCGTGCCCGCGCAGCAGCTCGGTGAGCTCCCCGTCGCGGCGGTAGGCCTCGCCCGCCGCGGCGATCTGGTCGATGCGTCCGGCGAAGATGCGGTCGCGCACGTCGGTGAAGCGCACCCGCTCGAGCGTCGCGTCGACCCCGAGCCGCCCCCCTTCGCGCACCTTGGTGGCGATCTCGGCGACGTGGACGAACATCTTCGTCGGGATGCACCCGACGTTCAGGCAGGTGCCTCCGAAGACGTCACCGCCCTCGATGATGGCGAACCGACGACCCGCGAGCTCCTCGGTGACGAGGCTGTTGCCCGATCCACTTCCGATGACGGCGATGTCGACGTCGATCACTCAGTTGGCCTTTCGTGGGAGATGCAGCTCGTCGATGCCCGGTGCCCTCGCCGGGTCGAAACCGTGGCCGATCGCGAGGTAGGTGCTCGCGAAGTCGGTCAGGGCGATGTGCTCGGCGAGACGTTCGAGATCGTGCCCGGGGCGGGCGAACTGCTCCAGGACGCGCACTCCGGCTGCCTCGGCGCGATCGGCGACGGACTGCGCGGTGTTGTGCCGCTCGACCTCGGTCGGGTCGGACTCGGAGGTCGGCACCGGGTCACGCAGCAGCACCAGACCGAGCCGCGGAGCGCTGGGGCCGTCGAGGTAGGGGTCGGCGAAGATGTCGCGTCCACCGTCCGGGGCCGTTCCCGAACCGGCGAGGGGACCGGAGAGGCAGGCCACCACCTGGGAGGCCGCGTCCGGCAGCCGCCCCCACGTCGAGGGCACCCGGCTGGTGCGGGCCAGCATCGCGCTCGTGCGGCGCGCGGCGACACCGCCGACGGGGCCGTCGCCGAGGACGACGGGGGTGACCTCGGAGAGGTCGGTCGCGAGCGACTTGGCGGGGTTGACGAAGTACTCGGCATCCGGGCGGAAGGCCTCCGCCTGCTCGTC
Proteins encoded in this region:
- a CDS encoding SIS domain-containing protein, encoding MSPFDESVLDDEARRRAVDPSDMLRALAGAGAQVRRAITVSQECDLGRVAGGERPRAIHVATVGGSEGVAAVLDLLVSHRSPVLLTADGSGPLPGWVGALDLVVAVSLSGRAEGPVRQAREAARRGAHVLTIGAPDSPLASAAAEARGVHLPIDPGTGHSRTALWSLVVPALLATSACGVIDVPTGVLLRVADRLDEQAEAFRPDAEYFVNPAKSLATDLSEVTPVVLGDGPVGGVAARRTSAMLARTSRVPSTWGRLPDAASQVVACLSGPLAGSGTAPDGGRDIFADPYLDGPSAPRLGLVLLRDPVPTSESDPTEVERHNTAQSVADRAEAAGVRVLEQFARPGHDLERLAEHIALTDFASTYLAIGHGFDPARAPGIDELHLPRKAN